A region from the Aquimarina sp. ERC-38 genome encodes:
- a CDS encoding vWA domain-containing protein has translation MEKNKNVFKKGFTFKQYTAPEQSPFDKLFDIFQEIITHTSGDLDEALDWLDQLDKEYKLTTDEYTMDDFIEDLKKKGYIREEIKPDGKGGGMAITAKTERAIRQRALDQIFGRLKRSGSGNHKTKYTGQGDEHAGEFRNYQYGDALERISMTESLRNAQINHGMADFNLTEDDLVVEETQYKAQMSTVLMIDISHSMILYGEDRITPAKKVAMALAELITTRYPKDTLDILVFGNDAWPIAIKDLPYLQVGPYHTNTVAGLQLAMDMLRRKRNTNKQIFMITDGKPSCLKLSDGQYYKNSNGLDQHIVGKCYMMAQQARKLHIPITTFMIAQDPYLMQFVRKFTQANQGKAFYTGLKGLGEMIFEDYESNRKKRIKG, from the coding sequence ATGGAAAAGAATAAGAATGTATTTAAAAAAGGATTCACCTTTAAACAGTACACCGCCCCTGAACAATCTCCTTTTGATAAGCTTTTTGATATTTTTCAGGAAATTATAACACATACTTCTGGTGACCTGGATGAAGCACTAGATTGGTTAGATCAGTTAGACAAAGAATATAAGTTGACTACGGATGAGTATACCATGGATGATTTTATTGAAGATTTAAAGAAGAAAGGATACATCCGAGAAGAAATTAAACCGGATGGTAAAGGAGGGGGTATGGCGATTACTGCTAAAACAGAAAGGGCCATACGCCAACGTGCATTGGATCAGATTTTTGGTAGATTAAAACGAAGCGGTTCAGGAAATCATAAAACTAAATATACCGGACAGGGTGATGAGCATGCCGGAGAGTTTCGTAATTACCAGTACGGTGATGCTTTAGAGCGAATTTCTATGACCGAAAGTTTACGAAACGCGCAGATCAATCATGGAATGGCTGACTTTAACCTTACCGAAGATGATCTAGTTGTAGAAGAAACTCAGTACAAAGCACAAATGAGTACGGTGCTCATGATAGATATTAGTCATAGTATGATCCTGTACGGTGAAGATCGGATAACCCCGGCAAAAAAAGTGGCTATGGCCTTAGCAGAACTCATCACTACTCGTTACCCAAAAGATACTTTGGATATATTAGTGTTCGGTAATGATGCCTGGCCGATTGCGATTAAAGATTTACCTTATTTACAAGTTGGTCCCTATCATACGAATACGGTGGCAGGGCTTCAGTTGGCCATGGACATGCTACGACGTAAACGTAATACGAACAAGCAAATATTTATGATTACTGACGGAAAACCGAGTTGTTTAAAATTATCAGACGGGCAGTATTACAAAAATAGTAACGGGCTGGATCAGCATATTGTAGGTAAATGTTATATGATGGCGCAACAAGCCAGAAAACTACATATACCTATTACTACATTTATGATTGCACAAGACCCGTACTTGATGCAATTTGTTCGTAAGTTTACGCAAGCTAATCAAGGCAAGGCTTTTTATACCGGACTAAAAGGCTTGGGTGAAATGATTTTTGAAGATTACGAAAGTAATCGTAAAAAGAGAATTAAAGGATAA
- a CDS encoding fibronectin type III domain-containing protein, giving the protein MSYSHKLFLILVFLTNVFYASHDKYRLTLRSNPATTITIGWNQISGQDATVYYGTSDKGTNYNAYPNAKAPDRSINYKGMNNRFVRLTGLRPNTAYYFVIRDNDSTSDRFWFKTATNDDSRLSFIAGGDSRNNRTPRRNANILVSKLKPNAVFFGGDMTDDDTSSQWRAWFDDWQLTTASDGRMFPIVATRGNHEDSNSTIYNLFDTPSSKVYYALTFGNNILRAYTLNTEISIFGDQTSWLQQDLVANQDVSWRMAQYHKPMRPHVFFKSEGNSQYTNWAQLFYDYKVRLVVECDAHVVKSTWPVRPSSQSGSDEGFIRDNNRGTVYIGEGCWGAPLRGNGDAKNWTRNSASFNQFKWIFVYKTKIEARTIKTDNAFEVGSVSNNNRFSIPSNLDVWRPSNGSVVEINNDNTIVNPGIKTLSIPITSGSDDVEEDKNGDLYVDSSDLELVYDQFNDFSYQKIGLRFATVGVPKGAIITNAFLQFTADESHSDPTNLKVSIENTSNARAFSDAANVSSRTKIAQNSIWNPNSWQKDDRSSAQRTSDVKALVQQVVNKPNWQSGNSMAFIIEGTGKSLTNTNAKRTAESYEGGVSKASVLQISYRTDNPSSNPCNGVAKWSSSINYEVGDRVVFQNILFELGETSWINLENCSSSSNQRKSNDNKVSPPIHRTFPIISIIPNPFSENIKIEGIATISTSTYKIAIHTINGKPVYKKVYEAKKGIDQMEIELATLSSGVYFLSVIDANGSAITTSKFIKR; this is encoded by the coding sequence ATGTCATATTCACACAAATTATTTTTAATATTGGTTTTCCTGACCAACGTTTTCTATGCTTCGCATGATAAATATCGTTTAACCTTAAGAAGTAACCCTGCAACGACTATTACTATTGGGTGGAATCAGATTTCCGGACAAGATGCTACCGTATATTATGGAACCAGCGATAAGGGAACTAACTACAATGCTTATCCCAATGCTAAAGCTCCGGATAGGAGCATCAACTACAAAGGGATGAATAATAGATTTGTTCGCCTAACTGGTTTACGGCCTAATACCGCTTATTACTTTGTCATTCGCGATAATGATAGTACCAGTGATCGATTCTGGTTTAAAACCGCAACAAATGATGATTCCCGATTATCTTTTATTGCCGGGGGAGATTCCAGAAATAACCGTACGCCTCGTAGAAATGCGAATATATTAGTATCAAAATTAAAACCAAATGCAGTTTTCTTTGGTGGAGATATGACGGATGACGATACCAGTTCACAATGGCGAGCCTGGTTTGATGATTGGCAACTCACTACAGCCTCTGATGGTCGTATGTTTCCGATCGTAGCCACCCGGGGGAACCATGAAGATAGCAATAGTACCATTTACAATCTATTTGATACTCCAAGTTCTAAGGTGTATTATGCACTTACATTCGGGAATAATATATTAAGAGCTTATACCCTAAATACTGAGATTTCGATCTTTGGAGATCAAACCAGTTGGTTACAACAAGACCTGGTTGCCAATCAGGATGTCTCCTGGAGAATGGCACAGTATCATAAACCCATGCGACCTCATGTATTTTTTAAGAGTGAAGGAAATAGCCAATATACCAACTGGGCGCAACTATTTTATGACTATAAAGTACGATTGGTAGTAGAGTGTGATGCCCATGTCGTAAAATCTACCTGGCCAGTACGCCCTTCTTCTCAATCCGGAAGTGATGAAGGCTTTATCAGGGATAATAATCGCGGTACGGTTTATATTGGTGAAGGTTGCTGGGGTGCCCCTTTACGTGGCAACGGAGATGCTAAGAATTGGACAAGAAATTCAGCATCTTTTAATCAGTTTAAATGGATTTTTGTATACAAAACAAAAATAGAAGCCAGAACCATAAAAACCGATAACGCCTTTGAAGTAGGATCGGTAAGCAATAATAACCGTTTTAGTATTCCATCCAACCTGGATGTTTGGAGACCTTCAAACGGTAGTGTGGTTGAAATTAATAATGATAATACCATTGTAAATCCGGGAATTAAAACACTTTCCATACCGATTACATCAGGTAGTGATGACGTAGAAGAAGATAAAAACGGAGACCTATACGTAGACAGCAGCGACTTAGAATTGGTTTACGATCAGTTTAACGACTTTAGTTATCAAAAAATAGGATTGCGGTTTGCTACGGTAGGTGTACCGAAAGGAGCTATTATTACAAATGCATTTCTTCAGTTTACAGCAGATGAAAGTCATAGTGATCCTACAAATTTAAAAGTGAGCATTGAAAATACCTCAAATGCAAGAGCTTTTAGTGATGCGGCAAATGTGTCTTCAAGAACTAAAATTGCTCAAAATAGTATTTGGAACCCAAATTCTTGGCAAAAAGATGATCGGAGCAGTGCACAGAGAACCTCTGATGTAAAAGCTCTGGTACAGCAGGTCGTAAATAAACCGAACTGGCAATCCGGCAATAGTATGGCTTTTATCATAGAAGGTACTGGAAAAAGCCTGACGAATACGAACGCAAAAAGAACTGCTGAAAGTTATGAAGGCGGAGTATCTAAGGCTTCTGTATTGCAAATTAGCTATCGAACTGATAATCCTTCTTCTAATCCTTGCAATGGAGTAGCAAAGTGGAGTAGTTCTATAAATTACGAAGTAGGGGACCGGGTGGTCTTTCAAAATATCTTATTTGAACTTGGGGAAACCTCCTGGATTAATTTGGAAAACTGTTCATCTTCTTCAAATCAAAGAAAGAGTAATGATAATAAAGTATCACCTCCCATCCATAGAACATTTCCTATAATTTCTATAATCCCTAACCCCTTTAGTGAAAATATTAAGATTGAAGGAATAGCAACTATTAGTACTTCTACTTATAAAATTGCCATTCATACTATAAATGGCAAACCGGTATATAAAAAAGTATATGAAGCTAAAAAAGGGATAGATCAGATGGAAATTGAGCTAGCAACTTTATCATCCGGTGTTTACTTTTTATCTGTAATTGATGCAAATGGATCAGCAATAACGACTAGTAAGTTTATAAAGCGCTAA
- a CDS encoding WD40/YVTN/BNR-like repeat-containing protein, protein MKRAFLILCFCISYSIFSQGITDSIFKEIKPRNIGPGGMSGRVTSIAVVNKNPDIMYAGTASGGLWKSTSGGIKWKPIFENEATASIGAVAIQQSNPSVIWAGTGEGNPRNSLNGGYGIYKSLDAGRTWQLMGLEKTRHIHRVIIDPTNPDIVYVAAIGSPWGEHPERGVFKTTDGGLTWNKILFANNKTGAADLVIDPSNPNKLIATLWEHKREPWFFKSGGEGSGLFITYDGGKTWKEKTKKDGLPEGELGRIGIAIARNKPDIVYALIEAKKNALYKSTDGGFSWKKINDKNDIGNRPFYYSEIYVDPQNENRVYSIFTYVNVSEDGGQNFKQLMPAYGVDNGVHPDHHAWWIHPENGDFMIDGNDGGLNITKDGGQTWRFIGNLPVAQFYHINVDNEFPYNVYGGMQDNGSWRGPAYVWKDQGIRNSYWQEISFGDGFDVVPDKEDSRYGWSMSQQGYVSRYDWMTGNNYTVRPTHPDPDVELRFNWNAAINIDPFDSKTLYFGSQFVHKSTDKGNTWTIISSDLTTNDLEKQKQGESGGLTMDATGAENYTTILVIEPSPLQQDLLWVGTDDGKIHITQNGGADWTDVSENLKDLPKGSWIVQIKASNKNKSEALLVANDYRRFNYQPYVYRTTDYGKSWKRIVDNADVQSYALSIVEDPKEKKLLFLGTDDGLYVSFTAGESWQKWTNGFPTVPVKDLVIHPREDDLVIGTFGRAAWVLDNIKPLRALAKNQGILKKKIHAFPTTTAYQAAYQQPSGSRFGADAIFNAKNRPYGASLSYYVIPQKKDKKSEEDNENEDDNATEENEEKVDESGTPKVKWDSIYVKVYKENSLLRTLKHKTPDSTGIYKIYWNLDEKGPERPSRTLSKKKNKTEPSGTDVIPGTYKVVFEYGNQKDSTTVTVKSDPRLKISEQNIQEVYTASKQVEELIQTAATAVKQLVESKTIVSRYQKDLKELDKKKYKSAIDSSKAVTKKIDSLVAFYIGKEDKRQGITRTPEVTIMQRLSTANWYVSSRQNGLTATERTLIKHAKNDLTEALQKTNSFYTSDWESYEAQIKALNLSPFKKPELFSTE, encoded by the coding sequence ATGAAAAGGGCTTTTTTAATTCTATGCTTTTGTATAAGCTATTCTATATTTTCCCAGGGTATTACCGATAGTATTTTTAAAGAAATTAAACCTCGTAATATTGGTCCGGGAGGAATGAGTGGCCGGGTAACTAGCATTGCTGTAGTTAATAAGAATCCGGATATTATGTATGCCGGGACTGCCTCCGGTGGCTTATGGAAATCTACTTCGGGTGGTATTAAATGGAAACCTATTTTTGAAAATGAAGCTACTGCCTCTATTGGCGCGGTTGCCATCCAACAGAGCAACCCATCCGTTATCTGGGCTGGCACTGGTGAAGGCAATCCCCGAAATAGCCTGAATGGCGGTTATGGTATCTATAAATCCCTGGATGCCGGTAGAACCTGGCAATTGATGGGACTTGAAAAAACCCGACATATTCACCGGGTAATCATTGATCCAACTAATCCTGATATTGTATATGTTGCTGCAATTGGTTCCCCCTGGGGAGAACATCCGGAACGTGGCGTTTTTAAAACTACAGATGGTGGGTTGACCTGGAACAAAATACTTTTTGCAAATAATAAAACCGGAGCGGCAGACTTGGTGATCGATCCTTCAAACCCGAATAAATTGATTGCAACCCTTTGGGAGCATAAACGAGAACCCTGGTTTTTTAAGTCAGGTGGTGAAGGCTCCGGATTATTTATAACCTATGATGGTGGAAAAACCTGGAAAGAAAAAACAAAGAAAGATGGTTTGCCAGAGGGGGAATTAGGTCGTATAGGTATTGCTATTGCACGTAATAAACCTGATATTGTTTATGCGCTGATTGAAGCCAAAAAAAATGCACTTTATAAATCTACAGATGGTGGTTTCAGTTGGAAAAAAATAAATGATAAAAATGATATTGGAAACCGCCCATTCTATTATTCTGAAATCTACGTAGACCCACAAAATGAAAACCGGGTATATTCTATTTTTACATACGTGAATGTTTCAGAAGATGGGGGTCAAAATTTTAAGCAATTAATGCCTGCGTACGGAGTAGATAACGGGGTACATCCGGATCATCACGCCTGGTGGATTCACCCGGAAAATGGTGATTTTATGATTGACGGTAATGATGGAGGTCTTAATATCACCAAAGATGGCGGACAGACCTGGCGTTTTATTGGTAATCTACCGGTGGCACAATTTTATCATATTAATGTAGATAATGAGTTTCCATATAACGTATACGGAGGTATGCAGGACAATGGTAGTTGGCGTGGACCTGCTTACGTCTGGAAAGATCAGGGCATCCGAAACAGCTACTGGCAGGAAATATCTTTTGGAGATGGATTTGATGTAGTTCCCGATAAAGAAGACTCCCGTTACGGATGGTCTATGAGTCAGCAGGGATATGTAAGTCGATACGACTGGATGACCGGTAATAATTATACCGTACGCCCTACACATCCTGATCCGGATGTTGAATTGCGATTTAACTGGAACGCAGCAATTAACATAGATCCGTTCGATAGTAAAACGCTTTATTTTGGGAGTCAGTTTGTACATAAAAGTACGGATAAAGGAAATACCTGGACTATTATCTCATCTGATCTTACCACAAATGATCTGGAAAAGCAGAAACAAGGAGAAAGTGGAGGGCTTACCATGGATGCCACCGGAGCAGAAAATTATACAACCATATTAGTAATCGAACCTTCACCTTTACAACAAGACTTACTTTGGGTAGGAACCGATGACGGCAAAATCCATATTACCCAAAACGGAGGTGCTGATTGGACAGATGTATCCGAAAACTTAAAAGATTTACCAAAAGGTAGCTGGATTGTACAGATTAAGGCTTCTAATAAAAATAAATCCGAAGCTTTACTGGTGGCAAATGATTATCGTCGCTTTAATTACCAACCTTATGTATACCGAACTACGGACTACGGAAAATCATGGAAACGTATCGTAGATAATGCTGATGTACAAAGTTATGCTTTAAGTATCGTAGAAGACCCCAAAGAGAAAAAACTCCTTTTTTTAGGGACGGATGATGGCCTATATGTTTCTTTTACTGCCGGAGAAAGCTGGCAAAAATGGACGAACGGTTTTCCCACGGTACCAGTCAAGGATTTAGTTATTCATCCAAGGGAAGATGACCTTGTGATCGGTACATTTGGTAGAGCAGCCTGGGTATTAGATAATATCAAGCCACTTCGGGCACTGGCAAAAAATCAGGGAATTCTTAAGAAGAAAATACACGCTTTTCCTACTACTACGGCTTATCAGGCAGCCTATCAGCAACCTTCCGGAAGCCGTTTTGGGGCAGATGCTATTTTTAACGCAAAAAACCGTCCGTACGGCGCCAGTTTATCTTATTATGTAATTCCTCAGAAAAAAGACAAAAAAAGTGAGGAAGATAATGAAAATGAAGATGATAATGCTACTGAAGAGAATGAAGAAAAGGTTGATGAAAGCGGAACGCCCAAGGTAAAATGGGACTCTATATATGTAAAAGTATATAAAGAGAATTCTTTACTACGAACCTTAAAACATAAAACACCGGACTCTACGGGAATCTATAAAATCTATTGGAACCTGGACGAAAAAGGGCCCGAGCGTCCGTCACGAACTTTATCCAAAAAGAAAAATAAGACCGAGCCTAGTGGTACGGATGTAATACCCGGAACCTATAAGGTTGTTTTTGAATATGGTAATCAGAAAGATAGTACCACAGTTACCGTTAAAAGTGACCCCAGGTTAAAAATCTCCGAACAAAACATACAAGAAGTGTATACGGCATCAAAACAGGTAGAAGAATTGATTCAAACCGCAGCTACTGCGGTAAAACAGCTGGTAGAAAGTAAAACTATAGTATCGCGGTATCAGAAGGACCTTAAAGAACTGGATAAGAAAAAATATAAAAGCGCTATCGATTCCTCAAAAGCAGTAACTAAGAAAATAGATAGCTTAGTTGCTTTTTATATTGGTAAAGAAGATAAAAGACAAGGAATTACACGTACTCCGGAAGTTACTATAATGCAACGACTGAGTACTGCCAACTGGTACGTAAGTAGCAGACAAAATGGTTTGACGGCAACGGAACGTACCTTAATTAAACATGCAAAAAATGACCTTACGGAAGCTTTACAAAAAACCAATTCGTTCTATACTTCAGATTGGGAAAGTTACGAAGCACAGATCAAAGCCTTAAACCTATCACCCTTTAAAAAACCGGAATTGTTTAGCACGGAGTAA
- a CDS encoding bifunctional alpha/beta hydrolase/OsmC family protein — MGLQKVTFQNKEGHQLTGRLDLPADQHPHNYALFAHCFTCNKNLGAVRNISQALTNEGFGVLRFDFTGLGESDGDFEDTNFSGNVEDLIAAAAYLTKEYQAPSLLVGHSLGGAAAIFAASQLTSVKAVTTVGAPSNPKHVQKLLKSNLAEIEEKGVATVNLSGRDFTIKKQFLEDLETKSLPDAVKEFDKALLVMHSPQDTTVGINNAEEIYMAAKHPKSFVSLDGADHLLMNKKDSLYVGKVIAGWSSRYVDMPEEPKIKTKHQVVASLDSTEEFTTQMKAGSHYFIADEPIDFGGNNFGPTPYDYISAGLSACTAMTIQMYARRKKWEINTVEVHTSYDKIHKEDCDHCEETTAKIDLFQREIRFGGNLDQKQVAKLLEIADKCPVHKTLASETKIETKLLTDNN; from the coding sequence ATGGGGTTGCAAAAGGTAACATTTCAGAATAAAGAAGGACATCAACTTACAGGACGGCTTGACCTTCCGGCAGATCAGCATCCTCATAATTATGCTTTGTTTGCTCACTGTTTTACCTGTAATAAAAACCTAGGTGCCGTTCGGAATATTAGCCAGGCATTAACCAATGAAGGGTTTGGCGTACTACGCTTTGATTTTACCGGTCTGGGAGAAAGTGACGGGGATTTTGAAGACACTAATTTCTCAGGGAATGTAGAGGACCTAATTGCCGCAGCAGCATACCTTACAAAAGAGTATCAGGCTCCTTCGCTTTTAGTTGGTCATTCCCTGGGAGGTGCCGCAGCGATCTTTGCTGCAAGCCAGTTGACATCTGTAAAAGCCGTTACTACAGTGGGAGCACCATCAAACCCAAAACATGTACAAAAGTTGCTAAAAAGCAATTTAGCTGAGATAGAAGAGAAAGGAGTTGCCACGGTAAATTTAAGCGGGAGAGATTTTACCATTAAAAAACAGTTTCTTGAGGATCTGGAAACCAAATCTTTACCAGACGCCGTAAAAGAATTTGATAAAGCGCTGTTAGTCATGCATTCTCCACAAGATACTACGGTAGGTATTAACAATGCGGAGGAAATCTATATGGCAGCAAAACATCCTAAAAGTTTTGTCTCCCTGGATGGTGCAGATCATTTATTAATGAATAAAAAAGACTCGTTGTATGTTGGGAAAGTAATTGCAGGTTGGTCGTCACGTTACGTTGATATGCCGGAAGAACCTAAGATTAAAACTAAACATCAGGTAGTGGCAAGCCTGGATAGTACCGAGGAATTTACTACTCAAATGAAAGCCGGATCACACTATTTTATCGCAGATGAACCAATTGATTTCGGTGGAAACAATTTTGGTCCGACACCTTACGATTATATTTCAGCCGGATTGTCTGCTTGTACTGCAATGACTATCCAGATGTACGCCCGCCGCAAAAAATGGGAAATTAATACTGTTGAGGTACATACCAGCTATGATAAAATTCATAAAGAAGATTGTGATCATTGTGAAGAAACTACAGCTAAAATCGATTTATTCCAACGTGAGATTAGGTTTGGCGGTAATTTAGACCAAAAACAGGTAGCTAAACTACTAGAAATTGCAGATAAATGCCCGGTACATAAAACCTTAGCGTCCGAAACCAAAATTGAAACCAAGTTACTTACTGATAATAATTAA
- a CDS encoding magnesium chelatase: MNIEHIKTLGALKSSGYQSKSIKDELRDNLRTKIQNGDVTFTGIHGYENTVIPELERAILSRHNINLLGLRGQAKTRLARQMVTLLDEYIPVVAGSEINDDPMQPMSRFATNLIKEKGDQTPITWLHREDRFAEKLATPDVTVADIIGDVDPIKAANLKLSYADDRVIHFGMIPRANRCIFVINELPDLQARIQVALFNILQEGDIQIRGFKLRLPLDIQFVFTANPEDYTNRGSIVTPLKDRIGSQILTHYPETIEIAKTITSQEANLDTRQSDKIYVPELARDLLEQISFEARDSEFIDHKSGISARMSITAFQNLLSTAEYRSLMNGDENTTIRVSDFMGIVPAITGKVELVYEGEQEGADFVAQSLITDAIKSLFPQYFPKIEKLEKENERSPYQEVIDWFFEESNFELLDDISDEEYKKQLNAIKPLDDLIKKYQNDIPAGDVFFLKEFLLWGLVEFKKLSKYRLTEGFRFKDIYGSYISGL, encoded by the coding sequence ATGAATATTGAACATATAAAAACCCTGGGGGCATTAAAATCTTCCGGGTACCAATCCAAATCAATTAAGGATGAATTAAGGGATAATTTAAGAACTAAAATTCAGAATGGGGATGTTACTTTTACCGGAATTCATGGGTATGAAAACACGGTAATCCCTGAATTAGAAAGAGCCATCTTATCCCGCCATAATATCAATTTATTAGGATTACGCGGACAGGCAAAAACCCGATTGGCACGTCAAATGGTAACGCTACTTGATGAGTACATCCCGGTGGTTGCAGGTTCCGAAATAAATGACGACCCAATGCAACCTATGTCCAGGTTTGCAACTAATCTGATCAAAGAAAAAGGAGATCAAACCCCTATTACTTGGCTACACAGAGAAGACCGCTTTGCTGAAAAACTGGCAACGCCAGATGTAACCGTAGCGGATATTATTGGAGATGTGGATCCTATTAAAGCAGCTAACTTAAAGTTAAGTTATGCAGATGACCGGGTGATTCATTTCGGAATGATCCCCCGGGCGAACCGTTGCATTTTTGTGATCAATGAACTTCCGGATCTACAAGCCAGGATTCAGGTAGCTTTATTTAATATTCTACAGGAAGGTGATATACAGATCAGGGGATTTAAATTGCGTTTACCTCTGGACATTCAATTTGTGTTTACGGCAAATCCTGAAGATTATACCAATAGAGGAAGTATCGTTACTCCGTTAAAAGACCGAATCGGGTCACAAATCTTAACACATTATCCGGAAACTATAGAAATTGCCAAAACCATTACTTCACAAGAGGCTAATCTGGATACCCGACAGAGTGATAAGATTTACGTTCCGGAATTGGCTAGAGATTTACTAGAACAAATCAGTTTTGAAGCACGTGATAGTGAATTTATAGATCATAAAAGTGGTATTAGTGCCAGAATGAGTATTACGGCATTTCAAAATCTCTTGAGTACGGCAGAATATCGATCTTTAATGAACGGAGATGAAAATACTACAATAAGAGTTAGCGATTTTATGGGTATTGTACCGGCAATTACAGGTAAGGTAGAATTGGTTTATGAAGGAGAACAGGAAGGAGCTGACTTTGTAGCACAATCGTTAATAACGGATGCGATTAAAAGTTTGTTCCCTCAATATTTTCCGAAAATTGAAAAATTAGAAAAGGAAAATGAACGAAGTCCCTATCAGGAGGTAATTGACTGGTTTTTTGAGGAAAGTAATTTTGAATTACTAGACGATATTAGTGATGAAGAATACAAAAAGCAATTGAATGCTATCAAACCGCTGGACGATTTGATTAAAAAGTATCAAAACGACATTCCAGCTGGGGATGTATTTTTCTTAAAGGAATTTCTGCTTTGGGGATTGGTAGAATTTAAAAAGTTAAGCAAGTACCGTCTTACAGAAGGTTTTCGGTTTAAAGATATCTATGGTAGCTATATTTCAGGACTTTAG